CCAGTGCGAGGCCATCGGCCGGCTGGTTTCCCTGGCCTGGCGCAGCGGCGTGCAGGCCCGCCAGGTGATCAAACAGCTGATCGGCATCACCTGTCACAAGCCGGCCGGCTTCGGAGAAAACCGCGTCACCAGCTGTGCCGACGCCGTCGCCCGGGCGATTATAATGCACATGCAAACGGAAACCGAGGAGGGGGCCGCCGTCGCCAATCCCGTCAACCATGGTGGCGCCTGCCCGGAATGTGGCGGACCGGTGGAGCATGAAGGGGGCTGCTGCGTGTGTCACGCCTGCGGCTACTCGGAATGCGCCTGACGAAATGGGAAGCTATCTGCCGGCAATGCGGTGCCTGCTGTTTTGAGAAGGTGGTTGACAGACATGGGCGCTGGCACACCTCCGACATCGCCTGCCGTTTCCTCGATGTGGTGAGCCGGCGTTGCAAGGTCTACCATAAAAGGTTCGAGGTTGGCGAAGGGTGCATCAAACTGACCCCGGAAATCGTCAGGGACGCGGACTGGCTGCCGGAAGATTGCGCCTACGTGCAGTACATGCGCGGCAACAGCATGTGCCAGGACGAGCCTGCGGAACCTGAAAATCCCGCAGGCCCCTGAAACGACCTTTTGTGACAAAGATCCACACCCAATCAGGACAACGCTGACATGCACGATTCCGTGGAAAAAAGATCCCCCTCATCGCTGCGCCGGGCGCGGTTTGGCTGGTGCATGTACGATTGGGCCAACTCGGCTTTTGCAACCGTTATTTTAGCGGCGGTACTGCCGGTCTATTTCGTATCGCTGGTGCCGCCGCAGGGGGTTGTGCTACCGATTATCGGCGGACCTCTGACCCCCACCGCGCTGTGGAGTTACGCCGTAGCCGGGTCCATGATACTGGTGGCCCTCGCCGCCCCCGGCCTCGGCGCCCTGGCGGACCGCACCGGACGGCGCAAACTGTGGCTGGCCCTTCTCAGCGTCGCGGGAAGCTTCGCCACCTGCCTGCTGGCTTTGGCCGGGCCTGAACGCTACCTGCTGGCGGCTGGTCTGTTCATGCTCGCCAATGCCTGTTTTGCCGCCGCCAACGTTTTCTATAACGCTTTCCTTCCGGCGCTGGCGCAGGGACGGGAGATGGACCGCCTGTCCGCGCAGGGCTTCGCCCTGGGCTATATCGGCGGCGGACTGATGCTGCTTCTGACCTTTGTTCTGATCCGTTCTCCCGGCCTGGTCGGACTGACATCCCCGGCCCAGGCCACACGGCTGGGGTTCTTCCTGACAGGTTTGTGGTGGCTGCTTTTTTCCCTGCCGACTTTTCTGTTCCTGCGGGAAGATATGGTCCCCCCGACCAGAAGCAATGCAGGTTTTCAGCTGGGTTTGCGCAGTTGGTGGAACGTCTGGAAAGAACTGCTGAACTATCCGGACCTGCTGCGCTTTCTGTTGGCTTATCTGTTTTTTAACGACGGCATTCAGACCATTATCGCGGTGGCCGCGATCTTCGGCAAGGACGAGTTGGGTCTGGGAACCACCACCATCCTCGCCTGTTTTCTCATGATTCAGTTTATCGCCATGCCCGGATCCCTGCTGTTCAGCCGGATAGCGAACCGCCACGGCGCCAAAAATGCCGTGCTGCTGTCGCTGCTCTGCTTTCTGGGGATAACACTTTATGCGTTTCGCATGCAGCAAGCCTGGCAATTCTGGGTGATGGGAGTGGCGGTTGCTCTGATACTCGGCGGTAGCCAGGCCATCAGCCGCTCTCTGTACGGCAGCCTGCTTCCTGCAGGCAAATACGCGGAATTTTACAGTTTTTATGCCGTAAGCGGTAAATTTGCCTCGATCCTCGGACCTTTTTCCTTCGGACTGCTGGCGCAGTTGACCGGATCAAACCGCCTGGCGATTCTCGGTCTGGGACTTTTCTTCCTGGCGGGCATCGTCCTGTTGCTTACCGTCAACGTCTCTCGCGGACGTCAGGCCGCTTTGGAGGCAAGAATATGAATACCCGCTATTTCGATGCCCCTCTGCCCCGCCTCTTCGGCCACCGGGGCAGCTGTGCCGAATTCCCCGAGAACACCCTGCCCGCTTTCGCCGATGCCGTCGCCGCAGGCATGCCCTACCTGGAACTCGATATTCACGCCACGGCCGACGCACAGGCTGTGGTTCTGCACGATGCCTCGCTGCTGCGCACCTGCGGCGTGGATCGCAACGTCGCCGAGCTGACGCTGGCCGAGGTGCAAAGCTGCGATGCCGGCGCCACTTTCAGCCCGGACGGTGGCCGCAGTTTTCCACATCGCGACCGGGGAATCCGTATTTCCACCCTGGAAGAAATCCTGCGCACTTTTCCCGATGCTCTGTTCAACATCGAACTGAAGCAGGATTCCGACACCCTGGTGAAGGCAGCTCTGGAGATTATCCGCCGCACGGGGATGGAAGACCGGGTTTTACTGGCGGCGGAAAAGGATGCGGTCATGTGCCGCCTGCGACCTTCATGCACTGCTCGGGGCATTCCCACCAGTTTCTGTTACGGGGAACTGGTCGCCTTTTTCGACTGGCTGCAGGGCGGCTGCAAAACGGATTATGCTCCCCCGGCCGAGGCGCTGCAGATCCCCGAAACCTACCAGGGCCTGCGGCTGGTCACGCCACAGACCGTTGCGGCCGCCCATGCTCTCGGCATCGAGGTCCACGTATGGACCGTCAACGAGGCCGCCGATATGCTGCGCCTGCTCGGGCTGGGCGTGGATGGATTGATGAGCGACCGTCCCTGGTTGTTGCGAAAGACCTGCATGAACAACCTCACAGGTGGCGATTAAATTCGGCAGGGTTACAGGATTTGCCTTGACAATTATAACTTTTTTGGTTACATATGGGGAAATTTCGGAGTTATATCTCAACCCTGTTCAATTTCAGCCAAAGGAGTGAATCATGCCTGCAAAAACCTGGCAATGCACCGTCTGTGGCCTCAAGCACGAGGGTGAAGCGGCCCCCAAATACTGTCCCAAATGCGGCGTTGACAGCAGCAAATTCATTCGTTCCAAATAGCCAACCACGATTTGCAAAACAGCACAAGAAAAGCCCCGTGATACGGGGCTTTTCTTGTGCTGCAACCAGGTCAATCCGGCAGGGCGGCCAGCAGCACCCCGCCGCGGCTTGCGTCAATACGCAGGGTCAGGCACCTTTCTCCGCCGCTGCCGCCGGTGAACGAAACCGGCAGATAGTGCGGGCTCAGTCCGTTGCGCACCCCGTCATTGCACCCTTCCAGAACCACCTCCAGATGTCGGCCAACAAAGCCTTGAGCGAACCGGCTCTGTTTTTCCTCGCCAAGCTCACGCAACAGCGCGGCACGCTGCCGGGCCACGGCACCGGATACCTGAGCTTTCATGCTGGCGGCCGGCGTGCCGGGACGGCGGCTGAAGGGGAACACATGCAGATGGGTTACCGGCAGTTCCTCTACCAGTGCCAGTGTACGGCCGAAGGCGCCTGCGCTCTCGCCGGGAAAGCCGGTAATCACATCCAGACCGACAGCCGCGTCGGGAATCCGCGTTTTAAGCCGCCGGATCAATTCACGGAAAAATGCCACGGAGTAATGACGGTTCATGGCCTTCAGGACACCGTCATCACCGGCCTGCAAGGGAATATGAAAATGCGGGCACAGCCTGTCGCAGTCCGCGACCAGGCCGATCAGATTATCCGAAACCTCCTGAGGTTCGATGGATCCAAGGCGCAAACGCCGCACCGGCGTCTCGTCGAGCAAGCGCCGGACCAGGTCGGCAAGAGTCATGGGTCGGCGCAGATCCCGTCCGTATCCACCTATGTGAATGCCGGTCAGCACAACCTCCGGGAAACCGGCGGCACAGAATCTGGAGACCTGCCCAACCACCTGTTCGGGGCTGGCGGAGCGGCTGGAGCCGCGGGCATGCGGAATGATGCAATAGGAACAGAAGGCGTCACAACCGTTCTGAATCTGCACAAAGGCGCGGCTGCGGCTACCGAAGGAGTCCAGATCAAGGGGTACGCCTCGCGCCTGGCGGATATCCCCAACCTGCACCCTTGGTCCCGGAACGTCGATCCTGCGGACCAGATCGACCTTCTCCTCGTTGCCCAGCACCAGATCGACACCTGGCAGATTTTCCAGGTCACCGGGAGCGACCTGGGCATAACAGCCGGTGACCACGACCCGGCATGCCGGATTGAGGCGCCGCGCCCGCCGGATCAGATTACGCGACTGGCTGTCGGTAGCCGCGGTTACAGTACAGGTGTTGACGATCACCAGCTGCGCGCCGGCAGCAAAATCGATCCTCCGGTAGCCTGCCCGCTCCAACTGCTCGGCCATGGCCGCGGATTCGAACTGGTTGGTCTTGCACCCCAGGGTGACAATGGCGAAACTGTCGTTCATACAATCCAGCCCCCGCCTAACACCCTGTCGCTATCGTAAAACACGGCGGCCTGTCCGGGCGCAACGCCGGTCTGAGGCGCATCGAACCGCACTTCCACCTGTCCGCCGCCCAGCACAACCAGGGTGCAGGGCGCCTCCTGATGCCGATAACGGATGCGGCAGCGGGCCCGCAGCGGCCGTGGTGGCTCGGCAACGATCCAGTTGGTTCCCTCGGTTATGAGCCGGTCGACCTCGAGACATTCCCTTTCGCCAACGAAAACCCGGTGCTGCGCGGCGTCGATGGCGATTACGTAGAGAGGCTGCGGCCAGGCGACACCGAGTCCACGGCGCTGTCCGACGGTAAAGCGGCAGGTTCCGCCATGCCTGCCAAGCACCTTGCCGGAGACATGCACAATGTCCCCGCCGACGAAGGGCATTCCGGCCTCGCGTTCCAGAAAGGCGGCGTAATCCCCGTCCGGGATGAAGCAGATGTCCTGGCTGTCACCTTTTTGCGCCACATGCAGACCAAGCCGGTCGGCATGGGCCCGCACTTCGTTCTTGTCCATCCCTCCGAGCGGAAAAACAACCTTTTCCAGCTGCGATTGGGTCAAGGTAAAAAGAAAGTAGCTCTGGTCCTTTGGCAGGCTGGTACCCTTGGCCAGAAGGCGGGCTCCGCCATCATCAAGGATGCGGGCGTAATGCCCGGTCGCCAGCGCGTCGGCACCGATACGGTCCGCTTCGTCGATCAGGCGGCGGAACTTGAAAACCCGATTGCAAAGCACGCAGGGATTGGGGGTGCGTCCGGCATGGTAAGCATCGCAGAAAGGTCCGACCACCTGCTGGCGGAAGGCATCCCGCAGATCGATGACATGCAGCGGGATATCGAGATGGGCCGCGGCCCTGCGTGCATCCGTGACATGAGGCGGGTCTTGACCATCGGCCAGCGGGCTGACGTCCCAAACCCGCATTGTCAGGCCGGAAACCTGGTAACCCTGCTCCTGCAGCAGGGCAGCGACAACGGTCGAGTCGACGCCACCACTCATCGCCACCGCGATATGTTTTGCTTGCTTCGGCATATCCGGCCTTATGGGATACCCAAGGGGCCATTCACATGTGCGAATGGCCCCCGGATTCATTCAACATAAAACGAAAATATCAGACCTTGGCGGCACGATAGTTCTTGATGGCCTCATGCAGGGCGTCAGCCGCCAGGTTCGAACAGTGCAGTTTGGGCGCTGGCAGCCCTCCAAGAGCGTCGGCAACCTGATCGTTGGTCAGATCAAGCGCCTCCTGCAGGGTTTTTCCCAGCACCAGTTCCGACATCATGGAAGAGGAAGCGATGGCCGCGCCACAACCATAAGTCTGGAACTTGATGTCCTTGATGATATCATCCTCGACCTTGAGAAACACTTTCATGCGGTCACCGCAGGAAGAACTTACTTTTTCGCCGATGCCGTCGGCATTTTCGATTTCACCGACATTCCGGGGATTGGTAAAATGGTCGATGACCTTCTCCGAATACATAGGGTCTCCTTTTCATGAAATCCGGTCCTGCCCGCCCCGGGACAGAGACAAACTGGGCTATCAGTTTCAGGCTGTAACGCTGGCGGCATCCCGCTCATGGTAAAATGGGCTCATGTCGCGAAGTTTTTTGACGATTGCCGGCAGGATCTCCAGCACCCGGTCGACATCCTCGCAGGTATTGTCATAACCGAGGCCAAACCGGATCGCCGAATTAGCCATCATCGGATCGACGCCCATGGCGTCGATGACGTGGGACTGCCCGAAAGCATCGGACATGCAGGCGGATCCGGAAGATGCTGCGATTCCCTGCATATCGAGAAACAGCAGCACCGCTTCGCCTTCGATATAATTAAAGCTTACATTCAAGGTATTGGGCAACCGTTCGCTAGGATGACCGTTGACCTGGCTTTCCGGGATCGCGGCAAGCAGTCCCTGTTCCAGACGATCACGCAGGCGGCGCAACCTCTGCGACACTTCCGGCAGATCGCGACCGGCCAGGTCGCAGGCGACGCCAAGCCCGACAATGCCGGGCAGGTTATGGGTGCCGCCGCGACGGTTGCGTTCCTGATGTCCCCCGTGAATCAGCGGAACAAGGCGGATGCCCTTGCGCACATACAGGGCCCCCACCCCTTTGGGAGCGCCGATCTTGTGACCGGAAATGCTCAGCAGATCGACCTTGGCCGCCTCCACGTCGACCGGTACCCGACCGACAGCCTGCACGGCGTCGGTGTGAAAACAGATACCGTGGTTGCGGGCCACGGCGCCGATTTTATCGACGGGGAACAGTGTGCCGGTTTCGTTGTTGGCCCACATGGCGGAAACCAGAATGGTTTTTTCAGTGATAGCAGCCTCGAGAGCGACGATATCCAGCATGCCATCGCCGTCCACGGGCAGATAAGTCACCTCATAGCCATGCTTTTCCAGGTATTTGCAGGTGCTCAATACGGCAGGATGCTCCACAGCGGTAGTGATGATGTGGTTGCCGCGTTCCCGCAGGGCTTCTGCCGCACCTTTGATGGCAAGATTGTTGCCCTCGCTGCCACAGGAGGTAAAAACAATCTCCGCCGGGCTGCAATTGATAAGCTTTGCCACCTTTTCGCGGGCCGCTTCGAGCGCAGCGCCGGTTTCCCGCCCCGCCCAGTGGATGCTCGAAGGATTGCCGAAATGCTCCCGGTAAAAAGGCAGCATGGCGTCCAGAACTTCCGGCCTCACGGCGGTGGTGGCATTGTTGTCCATGTAGATCCGTTTCACTGCTGATCCTCCCAGTCCAATCTCATATATCCCGCTGCTCGCGGGTTTCTCCCTGGAGCAGCGATGCCTCGCGAGTCAGTTCCGCAAGGGTGATCGATGCCAGAAAATTCTTGATGCGCCGCCCCAGACCGGCCCAGACCTTATGGGTAAAACACAGCTCCTCGCAAAGGCATGCCCCTTCCTCGTCCATGCAGGCAACCGGCATCAGGGGCTCTTCGACGCACTCGATGATTTCATCCACGCGAATTTTTTCAGCGGGACGCGCAAGCACAAAGCCCCCGCCGGGGCCGCGCACGCTTCTGACAATCCGGCCGCGTCGCAATTTGGAAAAAATCTGTTCCAGAAAGGTCAGGGATATACCTTCGAGGTCTGCTATGGTCTTGCTGGACACCGGAACATCCGTGCCTTCGAGGCTGAGGCGCACCATGGCTCGCACGGCATACTGGGCTTTGCTGGACAAACGCATGGATTCAGATAACCTTCTGCTCCCGGGGGTCCGACTTGTCCACCCCGGCACCCTCAAGCTCGCGCACCCGCCGTTCCAGAGCCCGCAGCTGGTCAAACATGCAAGAAAGTGCTTTACCTTCCGGGTCGGGTAACTGACCATGTTCAAGATCGATCTGTGCTCCGATTTTTTCCCCGTTGGCATAAACAATGCGGCCGGGAACGCCAACGACGGTGGAATTGTCCGGCACCTCCCGCACCACGACGGAATTGGCTCCGATCTTGCTGTTGTCGCCGACCCGGAAAGGACCCAGCACCTTTGCTCCGGCACCCACGACGATATTGTTGCCAAGAGTCGGATGCCGCTTCTCTTTCGCCCAGGAGGTCCCGCCGAGCGTCACCCCGTGGTAAAGGGTACAGTCATCACCGATTTCAGCCGTTTCGCCGATAACCACGCCCATGCCGTGATCAATGAAAAACCGGCGTCCGATGCGGGCCCCGGGATGGATTTCTATGCCGGTAAACATGCGCCCAAGATGGGACACAAAGCGCGCCAGAAAACGCACCTTGCGCACCCACAGGGCGTGCGCGAGACGATAAAAAAACAGCGCGTGAAACCCCGGATAACAAAACAGGATTTCCGGCACGCTGCGTACCGCCGGATCACGATCGAAAACAGTCCGGATATCTTCCTTGAGCGTTTTAATCACCAAAGCCCCCCGCAGCGGTTCAAACAGGATCAATTCTGGCCTAGGGATAACATGCCTGATCAATTTTGTCAACTATTAAGGGGTCGCCGCCGCCAGTGCCTTCCCGACCGGAATTCTTTAAAATTCGCGAAGCGCCCGTCACGAGCGCAATAGCCTGGTATCCCTACGGAAACTCCGAATGAAAACGGCTCTATTTTCCCGTGTCATTATCCGTTGGAGCGCCCATCAGCGGTTCAAACGACAGCACGGCGTCACGAAAACCGGACGGCAGGCGACAGGGGCGGCGCTTGCCATAATCAAACGCGACCAGGGCCGTGTTCCCCTCCGCGGTCAGAACTCCGTCCCTTTCGATGCGATAATCCATGATAAAGGATGAATTTTTCAGTTCCTTGACCCGAACTCCGATAGTCAGTTGATCCTGGAGAAACATTTCGGCGCGATACAGAACATGGGCTTCGGGCAGAATGAGGCCGCACCCTCCGATATCCATTTCGCTGAAAGCGCCGAGCGTGCCGAGATAACCGATGCGCGCGTCCTGAAAAAAACTCAGAACGGCGGCGTTGGACACATGACCGCCGTAATTGATATCGGCAATGCGCACCCTGTAAGGCATGGTAAAGCGGAAATCCTTCAAACTCACCTCCTGTGGCCCGGGAACACGACAATCTTGCCATGCGATTGCCGAAAGAATCAGCGCTGACAATGAGGGCAGAAATAACTGCTGCGCTGGCCGATGACTTCACAACGTATGACGGCGCCGCATTGCACGCACGCCTGTCCTTTTTTACCGTAAACCAGCAGTTGCTGGCTGAAATACCCCGGTCGGCCGTGCTCGTTGGTAAAATCGCGCAAGCTGGTGCCTCCAGCCTCGATGGCGGCGGACAGCACTTCCCGCACCGCCACGGCCAGCGCGTCATAGCGAGCACGGGAGATCCGGCCGGCCGGCCGGGCGGGATGGATGCCTGCACGAAACAGCGCTTCGCTGGCGTAGATATTGCCGACGCCAACCACGATGCGCTGGTCCATAATGAAATTCTTGACGGCCAGCGCGCGACCCCGCGAGCGGGCATACAGCAGCGCTCCGTCAAAAGCCTCCGAAAAAGGTTCGGGTCCGAGATGAGCCAGCAGCGGGTGCTCTTCGGGGCTGCCATCGACCCACAATACCGCACCGAAACGCCGGGGATCATTTAACCGCAGGCAGCGCCGGTTATCCAGCAGCAGATCGACATGATCGTGAAGCGTCACGCCCGCCGTCGACTCCAGGATACGCAATGTACCGCTCATGCCCAGGTGAATCAACAGCCAGCCTGCGGCATTTTTCAACAGCAGATACTTGGCCCGGCGCATAACGGCGGTAAAAGGCCGGCCGATCAGGCAGCTTTCCAGGTCGGGGGGTACCGGCCAGCGCAGCCGGTCCTGACGCACAATGACCTGGGTTACCGTCCGGTTCAGCAGCCAGGGACTGATCCCCCGCCGTATGGTTTCGACTTCAGGCAACTCAGGCATGTTCAGCCCAGCCATCCGGCTTCATTGAAAAGTATGATCAAAACCGCAGCGGGGGCGAAATAGCGCAGCACAAATCGCCAGGCTGCAAACAGCCGGCCTTCCGGATGCAGATTAACGAAGGCCGAGCACTGCCTGTCACGGGTCCACCGCCATCCGACATAAACGGCCACCATCAGCCCCCAAGGGGCAGCATGTAGGAGGACACGAGCAGATCGAGAGATTCGAACACCGTGTGCCCTGGCAACAAGGCGAATCCTTTGAGAACGTTGAATGACAATCCGCAGGGGATACCGAGGAAAAACGCCGCCAGACCAACGACGCCGGTAGCGCGTCCTCTGGGCCAGCACCATTCATCGACCGCATAGGCGACAACTACTTCCAGCATGGAAATGGCCGAAGTCAGAGCGGCAAAAGCCAGCAGCAGAAAAAACAGCAGTGCAAGCAGTTTGCCGAAAGGAAGCTGCAGAAAAAGAATGGGCAGGGTCTTGAACACCAGTCCCGGTCCCCCGTCAATGGGCATCCCGGCGGAAAACACGACGGAAAAAATGGTCAGCGAGGCCAGCAGGGCCACCAGCGTGTCGAGCGCGGCAATACGAAAGGAAAGACCGAACAGGTCGGCTTCGGCATCGAGATAGGAACCGTAGGTGATCATCACCCCCGCCCCGAGCGACAGGGTGAAAAAAGCGTGACCCAAAGCACCGAGCAGGGCTCGGGGAGTGAGCAAGGAAAAATCCGGCGTAAACAGAAACCGCAGCGCCAACATCCCGCCCGGCGAAAACATACTATGCAGAAACAACAGAATCAGCAACCCGAACAGGGCGGGCATGAGAATCTTGCTCCAGCGCTCGATGCCGCCCCGTATGCCGCCGATCACAATGCCGGCGGTCGCTGCAAGAAACAGCGCCTGCCAGAACAGCCCCCGAAAAGCGGAGGCGGTGAGCTTCAGGAACAGGCCGCCGATCTGTTCCGTTCCCCCTTTTGAAAACTCGCCGCTGGCGGCCTTGAAGACATAATCAAAACTCCATCCCGCCACCACGGAATAGAACGCCAGCAGCAAAAACGCAGCCACCACACTGACAGCGCCAACCCATTTCCAGCGACTGTCCGGTCCCTCGAGAACCAGAAAAGAACCGATGGCGTCACGTTGACCGCAGCGACCAATGATCAACTCGGCAACCATGATCGGCAATCCCAGCAACAGGATACACCCAAGGTAAACCAGGACAAATGCGCCGCCGCCATAAGTACCTGTTATGTAAGGGAACTTCCATATATTTCCAAGACCGACCGCGCTGCCGGCCGCGGCCAGAACGAAACCCGCCCGACTGGCCCACCCTTTACGAGTCGAGGAACGAGCGTCCATAGAGTTTTCCTTCACCTAGCGAATGGGTGTGACAGCCCCTGATTTTCAGAAAAAAAGCAGCGAATCGGAATCCAGGAAATCCTCGAATGTAATGTTCTCGACCCGACCGGAGAATTCCGACAGATTGCGCTTGGCCCCCGAATGATAATGCAACTTTTCTCCTACGCGCCTGATGCAGGCCAGTTCCACGGTGCTCTGCACCACGCCGCTGCAGGCAACCTCCAGACAGAACAGCACCTGGGCTTCATCGCCAGCAACACTCCGCATTCCTATCACCCGGCAGGAAAGGATCCGGAAAGCCCCCTGCAAATGCTGCCTTGCATATTGGAGATATTCCTCACAAGTGGCGAAGGCCTGCAAAAAAGGGGCGTCTTTGTGATAAGTTGAAAAAATAAACCTGAAGTCATTTCTACGAAATGCCTCGCATCGGTTCAGTACCAGTTGCGCGGCTTCCTGAAGCATGTGAGCATTTTTTCCGCTGTTGTCCGCCATACCTGCCCTATCGATCATTGCTTGAGGCGCGGGTCGAGAGCATCACGTATGCCCTCCCCCAAAAGATTGTATCCCAGCACCGTAACCAGAATGGCCAGCCCCGGAAACACCGACAGCCACCAGGCCGTCCCGAGGGTCTGCTTGCCGGCTATAAGCATGTTGCCCCATGAAGGTGTCGGCGGCTGTACCCCGATGCCGAGAAACGACAGTGCGCTCTCGACGAGAATCGCCCCGGCCACGCCGAGCGTGGCGGACACCAGAATGGGCGACAGGGCGTTGGGCAGAATATGCCGGAAAATAATCCGTCCGTCGCGGGCGCCCAGAGCCTTTGCCGCCAGGACATAGTCCCGTTCGCGCAAGGAAAGAAACTCGGCCCTGACCAGCCTGGCGATCCCCATCCAGCTGGTAAGACCAATGACGATCATAATATTCCAGATGGAAGGCTCAAGAAAAGCCACCACCGCCAGGATCAGGAAAAAGCTGGGAAAGCACAACATGATATCGACAAAACGCATGATCACGCCATCGATCCAGCCACCGTAATAGCCGGACAGCGCACCAATCACAATACCGATGCAGGTCGATATGCCAACGGCCACAAAACCTACCAGCAGGGAAATGCGCGCACCATGGAGAATACGCGCCAGCACATCGCGCCCCAGATCATCGGTTCCCAGGGGGTATTCCGGGCAAGGCGCCAGCAATTGATGCCCCACATCGATGGCACCGGGATCCCGTCCGACGAAGGAAGCCAGCAGAGCCAGTACAAACATCAACACGACAATAGCAGCTCCCGCCAATGCCAGTCGGTTGCTTCTCAGCTGTCCCCAAAAAATCCCGGGGCCGCTTGCAACGTTCGTAAAAGTGTCCATGATCATTCCCGACCAAGACGTTGAATTTCTTCGGGGGACAATATTCCCTTGTTTTCCAAAAGTTCAATCAATTTATCAAGCTTATCACGATAAACATCTGTTTCCTGGCTACTTTCATTGCATGCTTGTTTTTTAAAACCAGCCCCGGCGGGATGATTTTGAACATAATTTCTCTGGATGGCGCCATAAATGGCGGATTCGGATGCGAGCACTGGCAAAATGCTGAAACCCGTCATAAACTCAAGAGCATCAATAACTGTCAGGTTGCAGGGATCGGCCATTGCCACGCGCAGCACCGGCCCGCTACTGGACTGGAGTCGCGCCAGTGGAAAAACCGTAAAGGCGAAAGCACGCTCCATGGGCACACAATCAAGCACCTCCGGAGGGGAAAAAAAACCGTCAAGGTTTATCCGTGGCAACTGCAGATTCTCCGCCAGGAAATCGAGCAGTTTATCCTCGGAGAGAAAACCCAGCTTCACCAGGGATGCACCCAAAAGACATCGCTGATTTTTCTGGTAGCACAGCGCCGCCTTCAACTCCTGCTCGCCAACCAGTCCGGCATCCAGCAATAACCGTCCCAGCTTCGCTCTCTTGTCACGCATCGAGCACCTCTCGATCTGGATCCGGGGGGGCATGGCCCTCATCCCATGTCAAGCTCTTAAGCGGCAAACCATTGAACCTTTCAACGTTTCCGGATGCGTGGATCGGCCAGGGCATAGGCAACATCGGCAATCAGATTGCCGAACAGGGTCAATACCGCACCAATCACCAGAAC
This portion of the Syntrophotalea acetylenica genome encodes:
- a CDS encoding glycerophosphodiester phosphodiesterase, with the translated sequence MNTRYFDAPLPRLFGHRGSCAEFPENTLPAFADAVAAGMPYLELDIHATADAQAVVLHDASLLRTCGVDRNVAELTLAEVQSCDAGATFSPDGGRSFPHRDRGIRISTLEEILRTFPDALFNIELKQDSDTLVKAALEIIRRTGMEDRVLLAAEKDAVMCRLRPSCTARGIPTSFCYGELVAFFDWLQGGCKTDYAPPAEALQIPETYQGLRLVTPQTVAAAHALGIEVHVWTVNEAADMLRLLGLGVDGLMSDRPWLLRKTCMNNLTGGD
- the mtaB gene encoding tRNA (N(6)-L-threonylcarbamoyladenosine(37)-C(2))-methylthiotransferase MtaB produces the protein MNDSFAIVTLGCKTNQFESAAMAEQLERAGYRRIDFAAGAQLVIVNTCTVTAATDSQSRNLIRRARRLNPACRVVVTGCYAQVAPGDLENLPGVDLVLGNEEKVDLVRRIDVPGPRVQVGDIRQARGVPLDLDSFGSRSRAFVQIQNGCDAFCSYCIIPHARGSSRSASPEQVVGQVSRFCAAGFPEVVLTGIHIGGYGRDLRRPMTLADLVRRLLDETPVRRLRLGSIEPQEVSDNLIGLVADCDRLCPHFHIPLQAGDDGVLKAMNRHYSVAFFRELIRRLKTRIPDAAVGLDVITGFPGESAGAFGRTLALVEELPVTHLHVFPFSRRPGTPAASMKAQVSGAVARQRAALLRELGEEKQSRFAQGFVGRHLEVVLEGCNDGVRNGLSPHYLPVSFTGGSGGERCLTLRIDASRGGVLLAALPD
- a CDS encoding RrF2 family transcriptional regulator gives rise to the protein MRLSSKAQYAVRAMVRLSLEGTDVPVSSKTIADLEGISLTFLEQIFSKLRRGRIVRSVRGPGGGFVLARPAEKIRVDEIIECVEEPLMPVACMDEEGACLCEELCFTHKVWAGLGRRIKNFLASITLAELTREASLLQGETREQRDI
- the mnmA gene encoding tRNA 2-thiouridine(34) synthase MnmA, which gives rise to MPKQAKHIAVAMSGGVDSTVVAALLQEQGYQVSGLTMRVWDVSPLADGQDPPHVTDARRAAAHLDIPLHVIDLRDAFRQQVVGPFCDAYHAGRTPNPCVLCNRVFKFRRLIDEADRIGADALATGHYARILDDGGARLLAKGTSLPKDQSYFLFTLTQSQLEKVVFPLGGMDKNEVRAHADRLGLHVAQKGDSQDICFIPDGDYAAFLEREAGMPFVGGDIVHVSGKVLGRHGGTCRFTVGQRRGLGVAWPQPLYVIAIDAAQHRVFVGERECLEVDRLITEGTNWIVAEPPRPLRARCRIRYRHQEAPCTLVVLGGGQVEVRFDAPQTGVAPGQAAVFYDSDRVLGGGWIV
- a CDS encoding MFS transporter, which gives rise to MHDSVEKRSPSSLRRARFGWCMYDWANSAFATVILAAVLPVYFVSLVPPQGVVLPIIGGPLTPTALWSYAVAGSMILVALAAPGLGALADRTGRRKLWLALLSVAGSFATCLLALAGPERYLLAAGLFMLANACFAAANVFYNAFLPALAQGREMDRLSAQGFALGYIGGGLMLLLTFVLIRSPGLVGLTSPAQATRLGFFLTGLWWLLFSLPTFLFLREDMVPPTRSNAGFQLGLRSWWNVWKELLNYPDLLRFLLAYLFFNDGIQTIIAVAAIFGKDELGLGTTTILACFLMIQFIAMPGSLLFSRIANRHGAKNAVLLSLLCFLGITLYAFRMQQAWQFWVMGVAVALILGGSQAISRSLYGSLLPAGKYAEFYSFYAVSGKFASILGPFSFGLLAQLTGSNRLAILGLGLFFLAGIVLLLTVNVSRGRQAALEARI
- the nifS gene encoding cysteine desulfurase NifS, yielding MKRIYMDNNATTAVRPEVLDAMLPFYREHFGNPSSIHWAGRETGAALEAAREKVAKLINCSPAEIVFTSCGSEGNNLAIKGAAEALRERGNHIITTAVEHPAVLSTCKYLEKHGYEVTYLPVDGDGMLDIVALEAAITEKTILVSAMWANNETGTLFPVDKIGAVARNHGICFHTDAVQAVGRVPVDVEAAKVDLLSISGHKIGAPKGVGALYVRKGIRLVPLIHGGHQERNRRGGTHNLPGIVGLGVACDLAGRDLPEVSQRLRRLRDRLEQGLLAAIPESQVNGHPSERLPNTLNVSFNYIEGEAVLLFLDMQGIAASSGSACMSDAFGQSHVIDAMGVDPMMANSAIRFGLGYDNTCEDVDRVLEILPAIVKKLRDMSPFYHERDAASVTA
- a CDS encoding rubredoxin-like domain-containing protein is translated as MPAKTWQCTVCGLKHEGEAAPKYCPKCGVDSSKFIRSK
- the nifU gene encoding Fe-S cluster assembly scaffold protein NifU, whose protein sequence is MYSEKVIDHFTNPRNVGEIENADGIGEKVSSSCGDRMKVFLKVEDDIIKDIKFQTYGCGAAIASSSMMSELVLGKTLQEALDLTNDQVADALGGLPAPKLHCSNLAADALHEAIKNYRAAKV